TGGCTTACGTGATTCAGGAGAATACAGGTGCAGATATTTTCCGTATTGAGCCTGAGACACCTTATCCCACTGATCACACCAATCTTGTAGACTTAGCAGCAGAAGAGCAGAAAAAAAATGCGCGTCCTGTAATTAAATCTCATATTGACAATATAGAACAGTATGACACCATTTTCTTGGGTTATCCCAATTGGTGGGGGGATATGCCAATGATTCTATACTCTTTTCTTGACGAATATGACTTGTCCGGTAAAACGGTTATTCCATTTAATAGCCATGGAGGCAGTGGTTTCTCAAATACCATCAGTAGTATTGCGAAGCTTGAACCTAATGCAACGGTAAATAAGAAAGGATATACGGTATCAAGAAACAAAGTTGAGGAGGATGCACCAAATATTATTTCATGGATAAATGATTTAGGATATGCAAAATAACCAGTATCAAGTGAAACTTGATTCAGGTGGAGTTTGATC
The DNA window shown above is from Clostridium beijerinckii and carries:
- a CDS encoding flavodoxin (An electron-transfer protein; flavodoxin binds one FMN molecule, which serves as a redox-active prosthetic group), with the translated sequence MKKLFTFMITCVLLFSFGGCSKTGTSSTDNLKSDSSDTAKQGTDSVSSQSEASKESASSSKPNAPTEKGSKTLVVYFSMPETTDPNNMTKAEDDSTVVIDGKVLGNTQYMAYVIQENTGADIFRIEPETPYPTDHTNLVDLAAEEQKKNARPVIKSHIDNIEQYDTIFLGYPNWWGDMPMILYSFLDEYDLSGKTVIPFNSHGGSGFSNTISSIAKLEPNATVNKKGYTVSRNKVEEDAPNIISWINDLGYAK